TTATAGTTGAATTTCAAACCATTTTTTAATGCACTCAGTCCATTCGTTCCACTCAGAACAATTACCGGCATAATCAATGGGGAAAGCAGGATGGAGATCGCACTCCCGGAAGTTACTGCCAGTATAATCAGTTCCGGCGGATATGGAAGCGAAATACTTTCCAGAATCCCTGCAACCAGAACCATTACTGTCAGCGGCCCCAGCCCCATGAAACCGAGAATTATAACGATCAGCGGCAAAAAATACAATATATTTATAAATGGTAAAACCTCCTGCAGAGAATAAACTCCTTCTACCATCGCCGTTCCAAACCCGGTGCCGTTCAGACCATAAATCATCACACCCGCCGATACCATCACACTAAACTGATACGATTGACCGAGCAAACCATCCGCAACATGATTTTTCGTGTCCTCCACCAGCTTACCCGGTCTTTTTTTTACAAGAAAATAAAGAATCGTCCACACGATAATCACTAATGGAATCAGCACCATCAGCGGAATCGAAACAAACTCATATAACACAAAAATTGATCCAAATAACGTTATGAATAATAAAATAAACTCCAATGATTTTTGTGTTTGTTGTTTTTTATCCGAAGAATGTTCGAGAACCGAAGCGATTTCCTTTTTTATTTCAGCAGTTAGATTAACACCATAGCGTTTTTCATCAAAGTACGAAAAAATTACCGCGATTATTATTAAGCATACCGTAATAAAAAAACCTTGCAGTATCGTTTTCCATAACGGGGCATTCAGCGCTTCCACAGCAAATGTGAAACTCGGACTGGAGATAACCCATAGCGTTGATAATGCAAACGCACGCAGGAGAGCAGTCCCTTTAAAGTTTTCCCAGGCTTCCCCCTGCTGATTTTTTAAAATGCCATTGATGAACTGATACATCATCGGGATGGAACCAAACAGTAAAAAGTAGGAAATAATATGCGTGAACGAAATTACACCAAAGTAAAACTTACGGCTAGTGTCTAAGAGTTTGTGCGCAAAACCAATGATTTCTTCAATATAAGGCTCAGATCTTAACACCCAACTGATCATCGGAACAATAACCAGCAATCCGATAATGTTGCTCATCTGCAGCAGGCCACTCTCGAGATCTGTGAAAAATGAATCACTGGCGGCGATCATTATACTAATCCCTGTTACAAACAGAAACAGCGGCAGTTTAAAATGATTTATTTTTAAATAGACAGCTGCCAAAATCAGCATAACAAACCCGCTGACAGCACCCAGAGAAGCTAATAAGTCGATATGAAAAAAATAGGTTATAAAGTGCAAAAGGGCATATACAAATATGGATATCCTTAAGCCCATTGTAATAAATGCATTCATCTGACAAGCTCCCCCGTTTATTCTTACATTCATTCTAATAGTATATGTTGGCACTAAACAGTATAACGCAATATTATCATGAACATAAATGGGGGTTCCTGCTGGATCGGTTATCAACATCGTCCCGTCGAAGTGAAGTATCTGCCCGAAACGTGAAACATCTTCCCAAGCGATTGCAAAATACACCTTCCTATTACTACAATCGTCCCTCGATCACAAAAGGTGGCATATATTTTTAAAAAAATATATGCCACCTGAACGTTCTGGGAAACGATAATAATAGTAGAGAGTAGTACTGACTAAAATAACGTTTTTAAATCTGTCGGTGTGATCAGGTCCGTGTCATCAGGGATATATCCCAACTGCCTGCCCATCGTAACGATTTGTCCTTTATGGTGGAATTCATGGGTGAGAGTATGGGTGAAGAGCCACAGTACCGAGAGCTCTTCATCATCTTCCTGCCAGGATACCGGTCCGCTGATCAGATGTTCATAATTGTCGCCATACGCATTTAAAAACCGGTAAACCAATTCATCCACTTTTTTAAATATCTGTCTTATTTCACTTACATCTCTGACCATTGTTGGATCAGCTATTTGAATATTTTCCTTTAATCCAAATTTTCCAAGCCAGTTCTGATAGCACTCCGCAACATGGGTATGGAGATTTCGGACAGATCCCCAACCAAAACCCTCAAGTTCTTTCGTATAATCATCAGGGCTCATCTTTTCACAAAACTGAAATAGCAGCCCCCTTGTATTCTTGACCAACTCATACTGTTTTTTTAACATTAAAATTTTACATCCCCTTCACTTATCAATACACATGTTAACTAGTGGTAGTTATTCGATGTGAAATTGTGAACTTCGGCATTTTAATTGTGAACTTCGGGCAACCTAATTGTGAACTTCGGCGAAATCACTCTGAACTTTGGCGATTTTCGTGTGAGCTTTGGCATTTAGGTATTCAACGTCACCTTATTCTCCTTGCAAGTGCTGATTCAAATTGGTAGAAACACTGTTCAACTTCTTTTCCCCAATCTCCAAATAATAAATCCCATCAATTGTTTTCACTTCCAATCCGGATTTCAAATCTATGAATTCCGTGACGTTCACACCACTAATAAGTTTATGAAAGTTGTCTGTGGAAATATTCGTTTCACCCTGTTCAACAATGTCCTTCATTTTATCAATCGTTAAGCTTTCCTGAACCTTCGAACCGAGCAGGCCTTTTCGCATGATACCTCGACTTATATCCAATTCATCGGCCAGTTCTTTTGCCGGAACAACCGCATAGTAATTGACCGGTATATCGAACAATTTCGAAACAGATGCCACTGTTGCCTCAGGTCCTGCTCCAATTGCAAATGCGTGTGTCAGTTTATCTTTATATAGCGTTTTTTCATCATCATCAATAATCGGCGCATACGTATCACGCGGGATTGTTAAAATTTTCATGCTTTCCGTATCGCCGTTATAGGTCATTAAAATATTAAAAGATGTCCTGTTGCTTGGCTCTTTTCCAAGCAGTAATAATGAAAAAGAATTATAATTTTGTATGGTCGCATGTCTGATCTCACTTGTCATTTCATTTGTTTTATCACCGGAAAAAACCACAGGCATCAGCACTCCAACAGCCAAAACAAAAGCAAAAACAGCAGCAGTAACTGGACCAAGTTTAAACCGGAAAAAGTGAAAAATATTTTTCTTTTGTCCTGCATGATTCTTCTCCTGTATCCTGGCAAACGTTTGTTGCCGATCCTCTGTCGTGAATTCGAGTTCTTCATCCTCCAGATATGACAGTGATTCTTTATCAAACTTCTTTTTATCCATAAATATCTCCTTCCTCCATTATGGACTTCAGTTTCTGCCTGCCTCTTCTCAACCGTGTCTTCACAGTATTGATGCTAAGGTCAGTCACCTCGGCAATTTCTTCGATGATGAAAGATTTGTAGTAATAGAGATAAATAACTTCCCGATAAATTTTGGGGAGAGAAAAGACAAATTTCTTGATTTCCTGATTTTCCGATTCCCTTATTACTTTATCCTCGGCGGATGGCAAGATCGAATTTACGGTTTCCTGGATAAAGCTTTTCGCCTGTACCTTTCGATGGTGCCAACTCCTTAAATAGTCTTTGCATTCGTTAATCGTGATCCGGTATAACCACGTTTTCAGCGTGGACTCGCAGCGGAAGTTATCCAGGTTTTCGTAGCATTTGATAAAGGTATTCTGAACGATATCTTTCGCCGTCTCCTTATCTTTTACATAGGTGAACGCTAACCTTACCAAATCACTCCCATGCTCAACCATAATTTTTTCCAGTATAATTTCTTTATCTTCCATAGCTCCCCCTCCTCCCCCGCCTGTAATTCAACGATTTGACGATTGTCATTTGAAAATAGTTTCAGGTATCAAAAAAATAACCGCTCAACGATTAACGCGAGCGATTATGAACAACTGTATTTGCAAGTAAATCATGAATTACACGATGGTCTTTCCGGAAACATAGCAATAGAAAAGATATAATCGGCAATCCATAGCAGAGTACTCCAACAATAATCCATGTAAATGCAGATATTTCCCAATGGTTATGCATTCCATAAAAAATGAAAGAATGGGCTGCCTGCCATGGTAAAAGCTTAATAACATTCCTCAGGATTACCTGTACTAAGCTCAGTGAATTTCCGTTAAAAGAACCAACGCCGATCCTCATTTTTCGTTTACCGAATGATGCCCGCTTTTGGCTGGATTCGGTTATTACGAAATAAAGGAAGACTGGGAATACCAATGCAAAAAAACTAATCAACTCTTCTGTCACACGCCCTGTATCTGGAATTCCATCAAAGAAAATATTGTAAAATATTATTGCCGCCCCAACCAGTATCAGCGCATAAATAACGATTAAAAGATAATCGATAAACAATGCCGCCAGTCTTTTGTTAATACCGGCATAATTTCCCATGACAAGCACCCCCGTCCTAAAAAAATATTCTTTTTTACCCACCGGAACGAAATATAATGCAGAAAGGTTTTTTCATCAGGCAGGACTTTCCGATTGATATATTTATCTTTAAACCCGCCAATTGGAGTAACAGCTTCGTCACAAGCCGCTGCTGTCAGCATCACATTCTGAACTATATGCCCGGCCTCAAGTAAACAGAACCGATAGCCTCTTTCTCCATACTGCTCAACAGCCGATTCCATGTCAGCTGCAGAAATCTCCTAAACTTTCTTCGCCATATTATAACTTATAGATTCATAACCCATCTTTTCATAGAGAGCTAAAGCAGGTTTATTATGTGCAAAAACATGAAGACCAATCTGACTGATGCCTTCTTCTTTTGCATACTCCTCCAGATGTGTCATCGTTGCTGTTCCAAATCCTTTTCCGCGCTGATTCTCATCAAGTTCAATATCATAGATAAAAGCCTGTTTATCATTTTCATGAGACTTAACATGTATCCACAAAATACCGACTGACTCATCTCCATCCATAACTGTGAATAATCTCTGGTTTTCTGTCTCTAATCCATCAGGCAGTAATAGGTCAAATTGATTCCTGGCATTTTCCAACGCGTTTTCTTCATTCCAGTTGCCTGCCTTTACGTGCTCATTAGCATAATCTTCTAATTTTACCTCCAAATATTGATTGAATCGTTCTTCACTCATTGGTGTAAATGTTACTGTCATACGTTTCCTCTCCTTATTTTGCCGTTAATAATTCACTTCCCAATAATTGCTGAACAACCTGTAAATCACTCATTTCACACCATTGTTCAGCAATTTTCCCATTTTCAATCCGAAAAATTATAATTCCTGTTTCCGTGACTTTCTGATCTTCGGACGGAATATCAAGCAGTCCGCCTTTATATGTACTATAGCCTGTATAGCGGGCAACAATTTTGTCACCTTCTTCAATACATTCGTGCACAATCCATGTTCGATCAACAAATGACTCACAATACCATGTCAGCCAGTTTTTGAAGTTATCCGTCCCTTTACTGCCTTCATGATCCCCTTGCGAATGTACGATCATGTCTCTTGCTGCTACAGTGTCGACCGCATCCAAGTCACCCTTGGTAAATACCCTATCGAACCATTTATTAACAATTGCTTCCTTTTCTGAACTAGGCAAAAAACTCTCCCCTTCCCTTTATCGCTAATTCTCTGATGCTTTTTTTCTAACACTATTATAACAAAAATTAAGAATGTTGCGATTGGAATTGGAAAATGGCGGGATTAACAGATGCCGGCATTCTCCGACGAATCAATACAAAAATTAAATAATAACCAGGGTAATAGAACATACTAAACACAACAGTTTATCAAAGGAGGCGTTCAGAATGGAGGATCAATTTCGCGAATACAGAACAGGACAGGGTGTTCCTGCATCAGGAGATTACATTTGTCAATCCGGAGAAAAGGCAAAGCTTCTTGAAAATGATGATTTTCCAGTATGTCCCATAAGCGGTAAAGAAACAACCTGGAAACATAATAATGAGTAATTTGAAGCAAGCCTCCTCCTTACCATTTCCACCACTCACAGGGCCAAATTCATTTACTTCTTCTTGGCGAGTTCATCACGGTCCAGTGCACGTGGTGGTTGCTCCATCCATTCATGTTTAATCATAATATTTGCTCCGTCTTCAGCATACTTTAAAATCTCGTTCATCAGTCTGTTATATTGCACACCTAAATCTTTTCTTGGACTCATGGACATACTTGCTCCGTAATAACCAACGCTCAATGCAATTAAAGTTGTACTGTAAAACATCATTATTTTATCGGAAAATGTATATGTTGTGGAATCTGTTACTCCCGTATCCCACGACGTCGGAGAAGGCAAATCGTCTTCATGCAGAATGGAACTGAATACTTCACAATGTTTCTGGGCAATTTCCTTCCCTCTTACCAAAAATTTTCGTACCTCTTTATTTTTTGCTACCTGACTGAAACCAATCATAGTAGCTACTCCCAGTGCGTTCCGTTGAAAATTGGCGTAAAGGTTGGTGATTTCTGTTCCTGTTAAAGGTCTTCTTTCTCCAAAGTAACCCGTCAGAAAGCTTTGGTTTTTTACAAAGTCGTAACTATCCGGTGTTGGGAGGTATGGTGGTCTGATGAAAAGTCCTTTGGATAACAAAGCTTCATTTACCATTTTCAGTAACCCGCCTGCTTCCTGTATACATTCATAGAAGTAACTGTAAACATCGTCTCTTACGGCCAAAGACAGACTAATCCCATAACCTTGCAGCGTTACCTTTGAACCTTCCTGCATATAATATAAGTAATATGTATCCGAATACAATTTGGGCGCATTAACATCGACATCTTCTTCCAACTTGAACCCGTAAGGAATTGGATAGTCTTCTTTATTAAAAATTTCACTTATCTTTACCACATGTGATTGAGCCAATTTCAAATTATGTTGGATGATTGGCCTAATGTCGTTATCCTCAACTTTTGCCAAAAAATACTGCAACTGACAGATTAATGCCGCATCATTCATATAAGCCGTCCACAGCTGCGTAATTTCCGCTGATGTTAACTTCACCTGATTCCCGTCCGCCATTTCCGATACCTCCGATTCTTTAACGTAGTATCGGTATTTTTTCCAATAGTACTGGAATTTATGTATGCTATAAAAAAGAAGTAAACGCTCCATCATTGTACGAAGCGATTACTTCTTAATTTAATCTGTATAACCATTCCTAACGACATCCAGTTTTCCTGTCTCCGGACTGATTACCAGCCCATGCACAGGCACGCCGTCCGGCAGCAGGGGATGGCTTTTAATTGTTTTTGCACTATGCCCAACACTGTTTTCAACACGGTCAAATCCCTTCAAAAATTCGTCAAGGTTAATTCCGGAATGTTGCAGTGTCTCCAGTTTTTCCTCACTGATGCCACGTTTTTTTGCGTTTTCCAAAACAATTTCTGCTGTTAAACCGGTCATTCCGCAATCATGATGACCAACGACATACACTTCATCTGCCTGAAGCTGATAAACCGCAACAAGTATGCTGCTCATAACGCTGTCAAACGGATCTGATACAATTGCACCGGCGGTTTTAATAATTTTTGCATCACCGTTTGCGATATTCATTGATTTGGGCAGCAATTCAACTAAACGCGTATCCATACAGGAAATAATCACAAGCCGCTTATTTGGCAACTTTCCGGTTTGGTAAGTTTCGTAGTCCTTTTTTTCGACAAATTTTTCATTATGGGCTAAAATTTCATCCAATAGTTTCACAAAAATTCCTCCTTGAACTTATTTTACTATTATATATTCAAAGATTAAAGATACATTAGTTCATGTCGGATTTTGTAATGTTATGACAACCTTTGTAGAATCTATTGAATGTTTTTATAAAAGAAGGCATAATTACTTTTGTGCGTTTTGAGACTAATGACCTAAAAGATTGAAAGGGAGAAAGTTCTATATGATTCAAACTTATAAACAGGTACAGTATGATTTAAAGACTGCTATTTCAAACAAAAAGAAAGAAATGATCGAACTCGGAGGTAAATACGGATTAGGTGATTCGAGAACAATTGAATGCAGCCAGGAACTGGATAAACTGCTGAACAAATATCAACATGTACAGTATTTCCTGCTTTTATTTATGATTATGTAAATCATATTTTTTCGATGAACTTCCTCGAAATTTACCTTTTGTTGTTAGAATGACACCACATATAACAGCCAGGGCACCAACTATTTTCATGAATGTAAGTGTTTCATCCAACCAAATATATGCTCCTGCCATAGTAACAACGGGCAGGAAGTTTAAAAACACCGAAGCCTGTGAAGCACCAAGCATTTCAACAGCACGATTGTAAAAAATCAATGCGATGAAAGATGGAAAAATACCGAGGTATGCCAGACTCGTTATACTCATTGGTGTAAATAATACTTCAGGTAATCCTGTAATGAACCATTCCACTGCTACAAAAGGAAATAAAACGATTACTGATATAACACTCATTACCAGTAGCGCGCCAAACTGCGGGAACAGGTGCATATATTTTTTTACATAAATGGAGTAAACTGCCCATGATCCAATTGCTCCAATCATAATACCGTCACCGACATTCCAATCCATTGAGGCAAGTTGAAAGATTTTTCCGTCCAATACTACCCAGACAGCACCAAGCAGGGATAAAAGTATCCCTGCTTTCTGGATGTTAAGTAACCGTTCTTTCAAAAGGATGGCACTCAGCACAACGGTAACGACCGGGATTACGGTTTCCAGTACAGATACATTGGTTGATGTGGTGAATTGCAGCGCGCTATAGATGAATGTATTAAAAAAAGTAATTCCTGTTAAGGTAATCAGCAAAAATGGTTTTTTATATTCTAAGAATTTTTTGCGATATTCCCATGCACTGCGGATACCAAATGGCAGCAGAACAATACAAGCCATCACCAGCCGGAAAAATGCTATCGTAAATGGCGGCAGTTCATTGATAGCTTTCCCAATAAGAATATTTCCCGCATAGAAAATAACTACAAAAAGCATCATTATGTATGAATAAATCATGATATCACTCACCAATTAAACAAACTTACTGCCTACTTTATCAGACATTATTGCTCTTTTGGTGGGTTCAAGGATTTTTTGTATACCAACTAACACTATTTGTTCAAGATAAGTTCCGGATAGGTCTGAAAAATTTGCAAAATATCAGCGGAACCGGGAACCGTTTACTGATTCTGGATCCTCATTCCGCTATTCCTGCTAAATCCCTTTATTAAAGGATAGTTCCGGCTCCTCATTCCGCTATTTATCTATTTTAACCTTATACTCCATTGATTTTAGGCCAATAGCGGAATCAGGAACCACTTAATCCCATTTTCAGCAGCTTTCTACCGTTTAACGGAACCAGAATCCGTTTCATTGATCAATTAAAGTCAACTCCTTACCTTTATTGAAAACTCATTTATCTTCATTAAGTAAGGATCGATCCAATTCTCCAATTGATTTCCTCCCGGCAAGTGCCATTGTCAGATCCATATCGGCAATCATGTTTGTCAGTACTTGTTTGACACCTGTTTCTCCTGCAACCGCTAAACCATACATACACGGTCTGCCGACAAGGACAGCGTCTGCTCCCAGTGCAATAGCCTTAAGAATGTCAGAACCGCGCCTGATCCCACTGTCCATAAGCACGGGAACGTTGCCCTGGACCACATCACACACTTGCGGCAAGGCTTCAAGTGCTCCAAGTGAACCATTGACCTGACGTCCACCATGATTGGACACGATAATGCCATCAACCCCGTGTTCCAGCGCCAATTTTGCATCATCAGGGTGCAAAATTCCTTTCAGCAGGATTGGAAGATTCGTATTTTCACGCAAAAAAGCAATATCATCCCACGTTAAACCGGCATTCCCAAACACCTGTGTCCAGTGCATAATGGCTGCAGTTGGATCCTCCTCAGGCGATTTTTCCAGTTTTGAACGGAAAGCAGGATCTGTTAAATAATTTCCCACACCTTCACCGAGAAGAAAAGGTAAATAGACATTTTTTAAATCATATTCACGCCATGCCAGCATTGGCGTATCTAATGTCACTACAATTGCTGAATAGCCTGATGCTTCTGCCCGCTTTAAGAAACTTTTGGTAACATCCGGATCTTTACTCCAGTACAGTTGAAACCACCTTGGAGCATCTCCCATTTCTTCAGCAATCTTTTCCATTGGCACAGTTGATGCAGAGCTCACAGTAAATGGAATACCCATCTCTGCGCAGGCTCTCGCAGAACCAAGATCACCTTCTTCATGAATGATTGATTGAACACCAATTGGTGCGTGGAGTACCGGGTAATTATATGTATGTCCAAAAAGATTTACTGACAGATCCCGTTCTTCCACGTTCCGGAGCATACGCGGCACGATTTTCCAACGATCAAATGCACGGAGATTTGAATCCATCGTTTTCCCCCCGCCTGCTCCTCCCGCAACATAATAATATGGTCCATCTTCCAATGCTTCACGCGCTTTCTCTTCCCATTCCTCATAAACGACCGGTAATCGCTCCGGATCAGGATTCATCATCGATTGATACACATTGAACTGAACCTGGTTACCGAAATTTGACATGAAAAAATCTCCCCCTGATTTTATAGACTTGTTTTAATTATATTCGTAATTGTCTGTTTTTTCAAATATATTTGTTGAGCTTGTAGTGTTTTTTAGTTGTGGCAAGGATAGAATTGCTCGTTTAGGAGTGATACTTGTACGTTTAAGTGTGTTGATTGCACGTTTATCCGCAGACCTCGCACGTTCAGCTCACTTAAAATCATTACTTCTCTCACCAAATCCTTTCCCACTCAAGAGCCATACAAAAACCGCTTCGACATCAACATCGAAGCGGTTTTGCCGCATTATATTATTTTCCCCGGATTCATTACGCCATCCGGATCGAGTGCCTGCTTTATTTTTCGCATAACATCGAGTGCGGGGCCATGTTCCTGCTCCTGATATTTCTGTTTACCAGTTCCGACTCCATGTTCACCGGTGCACGTGCCGCCTCTGGAAAGGGCATAATTTACGATCTGCTCATTGACCGTATTTGCTTTCGCTATTTCCTCAGGATTATCGACATCGAGCATTAGTAAAATATGATAGTTTCCATCGCCAACATGCCCGACGATACCACCGGAAAGGCCGGATGCATCGACTGCTTCCCTGGCATCCTTCACTGCTCCAGCAAGCTCGGACATTGGTACACATACATCGGTCACCATCTGTTTCCTGCCTGGATGGCCATGGATGAAAGCGTACGCTGCATTGTGGCGTGCTTCCCACAGACGGTTTCTTCCGGCTGTGTCTGTCTCAAATTCGATTTGCTTGCAGTTCATATCCTCCACAATTTCCTTCATGAATTCAACGTCGTGATTCAACCCTGCCTCGTTCCCGTGCAGTTCAAGGAAAAGAGTTGGCACTTCATTATAGTCCGTTTCGCTGAACAGGTTCATCTGTTTAATCGACACTTCGTCAACAAGTTCCACTCTCGCAATCGGAATGCCCGCCTGTAAAACAGCGGTAACCGCATCCACTGCATCATCAACACTGCCGAATTCAGCTCGGGCAGCCATAACATGCTCCGGAATACCAATAACCTGCAACGTTATTTCGGTAAAACAACCCAATGTGCCTTCTGAGCCAACGAAAAGCCCGTTCAAATGATAGCCCGATGACGATTTCGCAGCCATATTTCCTGTGTGAATAATCGATCCGTCTGCCAAAACAACCTCAAGGTCGCGGACCTGATCACGCATAATTCCGTACCGTACTGCAGTTGTTCCACTCGCGTTTGTTGCAGCCATACCCCCGATTGTTGCATCTGCGCCGGGATCCACGGTGAAAAATAAGCCATATTTCTTGAGTTCCTTTTCAAGTTGTGACCGGGTAACTCCCGGTTGTACTTTGACTAGAAAATCGCTTTCCCGTACTTCGAGGATTTTGTTCATCAGTGAAAAATCAATGGAAATCCCACCTTCATACGGAATCACATTGCCCTCAAGACTTGACCCGTACCCAAATGGAACAACAGGCTTTTCATACTTGTTTGCCAGTTTAATAATCTCACTGACTTCTTCGGTATTTTCCGGGAAAACAACAATATCCGGACGTTGCGGCGTATGGTAGGATTCATCTGAACTGTGCTGGTCAAGAATTGTTTCATTCATTGTTACCCGATCATCGTTCAAAACACGTTGCAGTTCTTCAAAAAGCTTCATGGTTTTCCTCTCCCCCTATGTTTATCTTTCTTGTGATATCTGAATAAGATTCCCGCATGTATCGTCGAATATAGCAAAGGTTACCGGACCCATTTCGGTTGGTTCGGCCGTAAACTTCACACCCAGATTTTTTAATCGTTCGTATTCCTGTTGAACGTCACTGACAACAAACGATGTAGTCGGAATCCCTTCATCATAAATTGCCTTCTGGTATTTTTTTGCAGCTGGATTGTCGTTCGGTTCCAGCAACAGCTCGACACCATCCGGCTCATCAGGTGATACGACGGTCAGCCATTTAAAATCACCGGCCGGGATATCGGTCTTTTTTTCAAAACCCAGTACCTCGGTATAAAATTTCAGCGCCTTGTCCTGATCACCGACAAACACACTCGTAATTTTTATTTTCATAATCACCCTCCATTTCCTGAACTATTATTTCAATTATAACAATAAATTACTTAAGATATGAACAAGATCCATTATGTAAATATTATTCTACCTTCACAACTATCGTATAGGATGCCTCACCATTCGGCCAGTTACCTCTTAATTCATAAATGTAACGTCCGTTTTTATCTGGAACCTGTATTTGGTTATTTTGCAAAGGAATTTCCTTTACTCTTCCTGTATTATTCCATAAATAAGCGGTAAGGTCAGGATTGTTTCCTGCTGCAAATTCCACTTTGCTGTTTTTTTCCAAGGCTATTGGGGCGAAGTCTTCGGCAATCTGATTTGGCGAAGCAGCATCAGCATTTGTCACCCTGGTTGTTCCGCCCTGTTTCACTTTCCACTGATAACCTCCTGCTTCCATTAAATATTCTTCACCATCAATTATAGCAAACATGGAGGGTGGATTTGCAGGAATATTCTGCGGAGTCTGTTGGCTGCACCCAACTACTACGAGAAATAAGATGACAAGCATACATTTATTCATTTCAAAATACCCCCTTTTGTTATTG
The genomic region above belongs to Virgibacillus doumboii and contains:
- a CDS encoding lactate 2-monooxygenase; translation: MSNFGNQVQFNVYQSMMNPDPERLPVVYEEWEEKAREALEDGPYYYVAGGAGGGKTMDSNLRAFDRWKIVPRMLRNVEERDLSVNLFGHTYNYPVLHAPIGVQSIIHEEGDLGSARACAEMGIPFTVSSASTVPMEKIAEEMGDAPRWFQLYWSKDPDVTKSFLKRAEASGYSAIVVTLDTPMLAWREYDLKNVYLPFLLGEGVGNYLTDPAFRSKLEKSPEEDPTAAIMHWTQVFGNAGLTWDDIAFLRENTNLPILLKGILHPDDAKLALEHGVDGIIVSNHGGRQVNGSLGALEALPQVCDVVQGNVPVLMDSGIRRGSDILKAIALGADAVLVGRPCMYGLAVAGETGVKQVLTNMIADMDLTMALAGRKSIGELDRSLLNEDK
- a CDS encoding FAD-binding oxidoreductase, whose amino-acid sequence is MKLFEELQRVLNDDRVTMNETILDQHSSDESYHTPQRPDIVVFPENTEEVSEIIKLANKYEKPVVPFGYGSSLEGNVIPYEGGISIDFSLMNKILEVRESDFLVKVQPGVTRSQLEKELKKYGLFFTVDPGADATIGGMAATNASGTTAVRYGIMRDQVRDLEVVLADGSIIHTGNMAAKSSSGYHLNGLFVGSEGTLGCFTEITLQVIGIPEHVMAARAEFGSVDDAVDAVTAVLQAGIPIARVELVDEVSIKQMNLFSETDYNEVPTLFLELHGNEAGLNHDVEFMKEIVEDMNCKQIEFETDTAGRNRLWEARHNAAYAFIHGHPGRKQMVTDVCVPMSELAGAVKDAREAVDASGLSGGIVGHVGDGNYHILLMLDVDNPEEIAKANTVNEQIVNYALSRGGTCTGEHGVGTGKQKYQEQEHGPALDVMRKIKQALDPDGVMNPGKII
- a CDS encoding VOC family protein, translating into MKIKITSVFVGDQDKALKFYTEVLGFEKKTDIPAGDFKWLTVVSPDEPDGVELLLEPNDNPAAKKYQKAIYDEGIPTTSFVVSDVQQEYERLKNLGVKFTAEPTEMGPVTFAIFDDTCGNLIQISQER